ATTCATAGACAACTGAGGTACAAAGGAAACATTGGGTACAGAAAAGTGATTATTGCAAAGTGAACCCTGATGAGTGATATGACAATATGTACCATCAGCTGTCTGAACAGAAGCACCATCAGGGACCGGCTTGCAGGCAACCAGCTGGGACTGATCAGAGGTCACATGAAAAGAAGCGCCTGAATCAAGCACCCAAGCCGAGGGAGCACTAACAGTCGAGGAAGTAGCCACTGAAACTGAGCCTCTAGGAGTGGAACCAgtaccacgaccacgaccacgaccaccaTGAGCAGCACGCCGTGCACGATACTCAGCCAACTTCTCTGGATGATGAGAGAAACAATTTTCTGAAAGATGACCAGTCCTGCCACAATGCTTACAAGGTTCGGCAGAGGTACTATTGGGTGCACTAGTCCTCCGAGAAGCTGCCAACACACCATGAGACACTGTAGAGGACAGGGACTTGAGACGAGTTTCTTCTGCAAGCAAATCTGACAAAGCATTTGACATAGTGAGATCAGAAGAACTGTGAAGCAACCGTGTACGGATGGAATCATACTCAGCTCGAACTCCCATGACAAATCTGTAGGTGAAAAACTTTTCAATAAATTTATGTGCTGGACAAGAATCAGCTGAACATTCAGGTACCATGGAAGTCAATGATCCCATCAATCGATCAAAAGCAGAATAGTACTCATCAATGGACATATCATTCTGCTCTATGACATGAGTTTGCTGCATAAGACTATGTAAAAGAGCCCCACTGTCCTGTACATAGCGCTGCTTTAGATTTTCCCATATGGCCTTAGCAGTTTTGAACTTAGATAGACTCATAATCAAGGATTGTTTAGTACTATTGACCATAGCAGCCATCACTTTGCCATCATTGATACCCCAATCCTTTACTGCAGTAGCATTACTACCATCCTCCTTAGGCTTAGAGGCATTGTCAGTTAAATGATGTAGTAAACCATGACCCCTTAAAGCAGTTTCTACACAGAAGGCCCATTCAGGATAATTTGGACCCTCTAAAGTGATACGGATGACAATTGCGTTGAGTTGAGACTGAGACATGATGGAAACAACTGTTAACAGCTGACCAAGGAGGAGGGAGGCAGCGATCTGTTACCACTGTGGTATAAGAAGCAGAGGACCCCCTCTATTTGCTGAACGTGCAAgacctcctctgctctgctcccacAGGCGGGCAGAGCAGGGAAGTTGGAGACTGAAGAGGCGTAGAGCAGCGACGAGCGGAAGATGACGATCAGGACCTCCTCTGCTCTGTTCCAACAATAGGCGGGCAGAACAGAGAAGCCGGAGATGGAAGAGGTTGAAGAGGCGACGAGCAGCGACGAGCGGAAGCAGCAGACGACGATCCCCGCAACGGAGACGAGTCGCGAGCGACGTGCCCCGCGACGGATGATTCGCGATGCAACGCGACGAGTCGCGAGCCAAGTCGCGGGCGGGCGATGAGACGGCAACGGGCCGTCGGGCGAAGGGGCACGGCGACGGGCCGCGCGAAGACGCGCGATGAGACGGCGACGGGCTGTCCACGCGGGAAGACGGGCGACGGGAGGGCACAGCGACGGGCCGCGCGAAGAGGAGAGGATCCCAAGGGAAAAAAAATGGATCTTGGATCAGACTAATCTAATTCTAACCCTAATCCCATAGCTCTGGTACCATGTTACGTACCTTAGGGATGACAGAGTACAATCTCTCCAGAGGTAAAGGGGACAATATATAGAGAGCCTCATGGCTAAATATAGAGTGGGCCTATAGATGGGCCTATAGATAGAGCCTTAACCATACACTTAACATTGTCTACCCCTTTCCCAAACAGTATTTCAACTGCAAGATCTTCCCAACTCAGCCTTCACAGTTGAATGTGAATCAGTGTTGACAGTTATAGTTAATGGCAATGCAGGAAAAGAAAATAATTAAATCTCTGTTGTTAACTATATTTATTTATTCACTGGTTTTCCTTTGCAAAACTTTTAATCTCTATTAGTTTTTAATACTTTCCAGGTCATGGCAATAGTTGCAGATTTTATGCTTGTATGGCTTCCTGCTCCAACCGTGTCTTTACAGCCACCACTAGCGGTGAATTCTGGAGCTGTTGCTAAGTTCTTCTACAACTGCCCAGATAATGCCTTCCAGGTAGCATGATCTTGACTATTCATTGGATTGGATCAAGTCCCTTAGATttaaacaccccccccccccccccccccccccccccccccccccccccccccccgtctacTGATATATTTGTATAGATTGAACTTTTTCTTTTGTTCTGAAAGGGAAGTTATATCTTTTTTTGGGACTTGTGAACTTATATGGAACTTCTGCTGCAGGTTGCTTTGTCTGGGACATCGTACTCACTTTTGCAGAGAGTAGGCGCTATTTTGGTAAATTTGAATTTCTGTGCTCTGCTGTGTTGCTCACAATCAACAATTGACATTGAGTAGCTTTATGGCCTTTTGTTATGAACTCACAATTTGTCTTCTTGCAGAGGAATGGCGCAAAGCTTTTTGCTGTCGGAACTAGTGCCTCTCTGGTAAGTTTGTCATGATGCAATTGTAATGTCTTTGGAAAACACTCGGTCTGTTTCGACTTACTGTTAAATTGCAACACTAGAGCCATAGTTTCTTTTCTGAACTTCTTCGTGCTAAGCAGGaagtaaaacaaaaaaaaatgtcaTACATATTTAGGAAATGCTTGAATCATTTTTGTCTTTGTATATGCTATATTGCTATGGATGGCCATTGTTATTGGAAAACCGTGAGCCCTGGAGCGTGCAAACCTATTatgtattgtttttttttttttgtataggTGGTGTAAATGTTAGATATATTGATGAATACTTGTAAAAGAGATCACCAACCTTCCAGAGTGTCTTTGTTCTTGTATAAGTAATCAGGTCAAGGCGGTAAATTGATGATACTGTTTAGTTTTGGTGTCTAACAATCAGTTGTCTAGTAAATGGCTCAATACCATCTTTGCTATTGAAGCCAAGTTTTCAAGAACATGTAAGAGCTTACAATGCATGGTCATTTTTTTTCCAGGTCGGCACTGGTGTGACCAATGCACTGATAAAAGCAAGGCAGGCTGCCAGCAAGGATTTTGACGGTGAAGTTGAGAATCTTCCAATTTTATCCACTAGTGTTGCATATGGTGTGTACATGGCAGTTTCCAGTAACCTCAGGTAACAATCATCTTCTCAAACAATTTCCCTGATATTCTAATTTGTCAATTGATTAATTATTTCCTTTGATGAACTTCTCTAAGTcattatgttatgttgaattccTCTAATTTAGAGTGACTATTCCAGTTTGCACGGTAGGAGGCTATATGGATATATGATGCATTAGGAGTCTAGGACATGCACACTTGTATGGTTGTGGGGATGGAAATGGTAGCATGTGGGACATACATAAAGAGTGAAACTCACCAGCACTCCTTAAGCTTAGCCCACATTCTCATCTAGGTCCTTGCTCTCAAAATGCAAATATATGGCCCTGTTTTGCAGGGATTCAGTTTGTCGAAGAAACTTCTCTGGAGAGAAACCGATTTTGATTCTCCTGTGAAACAAGTTTTTCTGGTTTCTAGGAGAATTCAAGAAATGTTTCTGGTTCTGGCTCTGAATATCAGAAATGTTTTAGGGATTCTATCATTTCTCTCTAGAAACAGTTTCCATTTGTAGGGATTCGTCTGTTTGTGGAGAGAAACCGTTTGGAGAATCCCTACTATATGCACCGTTACTAAATTTACTAATTCCACTACTCAAGGTTATATAATCATATAGATAGTGCTGACTCACATACATGGCATTTTGAGAACACACATCCAAGGATTGCTTCTTGGAAGCAGGACTTCATAGATGAAGCAAGACTTCAATCTCATAGACTAATGATGAAAATAGGCTTATCTTCCCAAACTGGATTGACTTTCTTTCCTTCTCTGTCCCCCACTGGGGAGAGCTTGCTTAGCTTCCTTTgctgtttttctctctctgtAGGCTTTGATCTCTTGTTCAATTTCTTTGTTTTCTGTATTTTTAATAAAAATGGAAGTGGGAGCCTCCCCTGGTgtttttccttaaaaaaaaacACATACGTGGCATGCAGACTATGCGATAACGTGGAACCTAATAATACACGGGGTTAAAATTTAGGTCATTAGGTTGATTTGGACCATGAGTGGCACTGGGTCTGCCTTTTTTTTTTAGGTTGATTTGGACCATGAGTGGCACAATTAGCAAGTATAGGGACATAGATATGCATTTTGAGAGTTTGTATACCTAGATGAGAATGTGGAAAAATTTAAAGTACCGCTGGTTACATAAATGACAAGGGGATCAAAGTACAAAAAATAGTGTGTTTCTCTTTTTTGCCTGTCCCAAAGATGATCCTGTATGAGTTGATTTGGAATGTATGGCAGGAATAATCTCTCTCATTGTAATATCTTGGTTTATTGAAACTTTTGTTATGCCCCAACCGATATGGTGGGAGCAGTTTCCTCAAAGGCAGAAAATCCATTTCAGGATAATAGGATATCATCTGAGATATATTTTTTACTACTTTTGATGGAAAGGGCTAATGCAAATGTATCACTGCTCTTTATTCTTTGTTAAATATTTTGTTCATCCCTTATTTTCTATGCTATATCAATGCAAGCTACTGTGCAGTTCATATATGATCTATGATTTTTGAACTTTAGTATAACTACAATTCTTGTACATTTCTGATTGTATGTCTACAAGCCCTTGTCGTTGCTTTGTTGTTATTGTGAAGTACCAAATGCTAATGGCATATTATCCATTGCAAAAGAAGAAAATATTGCTGTCTCAACTCCTTATAGTAGATGCCATAACAATCATTCATTAACTTattgctagagttgaaacccaatgGTGCAAAGTATTGGATAAATACTACAGTTATGCAAAATAATTTGGTTTCAAAACCTCCTGGGTGTTTGGATACAACAAACCTTGCAGTTTTTGAAACCATGATTTTGTCAAAACCATCTTTTTGTATGTAGTTTTAGAAACTCAACTCATGACCTCCTCATGACCTCTTTTTTCTAGAGCACAGTTTTGTATGTCTTTAGCTTATAAAACTAGAGTTTCTTGATACCATGGTTTCGCACGTCATCCAAACAGGCCAATGTTTTTACAGTTTTAGAAACTCCACGCAGGCATGCAGCACCTATTTTTTTTCCTTCTAAAACATGGTTTTGCATGTCTTGTGTTTCCAAAACTACAGTTTCTTGATACAATGGTTTTCTAAAACAATGGCATCCAAACGGTTTACGATCGTTTTGTTCTTGAACTTTGAACAGATACCAGGTTTTGGCTGGAGTGATTGAACAGCGGATGCTCGAGCCACTACTGCACCAACACAAACTAGTATTGAGTGCAGCAAGTTTTGCAGTTCGGACTGGGAATACGTTTTTGGGTTCTCTACTGTGAGTATTCTGTACCCTCAGGGGATTAACACTGCTGTCTGTCCTTATCAGTTAACCTACTGACTATGCTTCTCTGCAGGTGGATCGACTATGCCAGGTGGGTAGGCGTACAATAGGCTCAAGCATACAGGCACAAATACAATTGCTCAGAGCTTCAGCGATATGGGTTCTTCATGATTTGTATTACCATGCATCCTCCAACTGGCAACTACTCGTTTGTTTCATGGGACTCTTAGGACAAATTTTcatatcattctttaaacaatGCCTTGAGGAAAGCGTAATCTGTCGAATTATTCCCGCAAGCAAGAGATCGAATTTATTCTTTGCCAGTGTTGTGTGTTGGATTGATTAAAATTCGTACAGTTTGGTCATTATTTGTGCAAGTTCCTGTGATTTGGTTGCccgtcttcctccctctccatgGCCCCGCTTTCCCAAGCATTAAGGAGATGTTGCGCTTTCAGCGCacgttgcaaacatatgtttcaacCATTTTGAATATTTTagaggtacgttgcaagtgtttcgtattggcgttgtaaaagtagatcggaatgttgTAAACAAAGATCGggtgttgtaatggctatacattatgttttaaatgtatgttccaaatgcTTTATATTGTAACACCAGGAGCTTGTTTAGCACTGAGGTTTAGGTCCGAGAGGAATTAGCCAAATCAGTttttggattttaaaatttataacgcacgagaaatgataagcgaatcctatgtgactcactttcgtgggtgagaaaaatcaaaataaatagtgttgactagtgctcttgggagctcgaaaatcaaatttgacgttaagataagctctttttgttaagtcggcaaacacttgaatcATTGTTAAAAATATCATTTTtgatgaattatattgagcaaaatagttaaaatgGTGTTTAAAATTTTTGCTCCTATGgattagtataaggtatggactattgcatgaa
This window of the Miscanthus floridulus cultivar M001 unplaced genomic scaffold, ASM1932011v1 fs_419_2, whole genome shotgun sequence genome carries:
- the LOC136531712 gene encoding protein RETICULATA-RELATED 4, chloroplastic-like, translating into MAIVADFMLVWLPAPTVSLQPPLAVNSGAVAKFFYNCPDNAFQVALSGTSYSLLQRVGAILRNGAKLFAVGTSASLVGTGVTNALIKARQAASKDFDGEVENLPILSTSVAYGVYMAVSSNLRYQVLAGVIEQRMLEPLLHQHKLVLSAASFAVRTGNTFLGSLLWIDYARWVGVQ